A genomic stretch from Candidatus Nitrososphaera gargensis Ga9.2 includes:
- a CDS encoding glycosyltransferase family 2 protein, giving the protein MQVQDLQKFENTQTIDENGRIVVKKYAKALRFLFLSGLVSFLVIGGYSTLDLNNPFMIYSTIVPIHSVLILIVAWGVYRDPAKGQVSNDLVSVVIPIYNQKSMIRLVIDSIFQSTYQNIEVIAVNDGSKDGTKEVLDELAHKYPKLKVLHKKNAGKRKAIGTGFMMSRGKYVVFIDSDSIVHRNAVEQFVKTFNSDKQIGAVVGNAKVWNASKNIMTKLQSVWYDVQFNIHKTCESTFGLVICCSGCLCAYRREAISEFIPRWTNAKVIIGDDRELTSFVTAKPWSKPELLSHFAQTNLDRASRYDDAEDRVLTAQTLVQWKAVYVASAVVFTDVPEKFKGFIKQQVRWKRGYLRAQFFVSSFFWHNNPLMVFIFYLEFMASLTMPLIIFTVLVYEPFFRGEYMFSIFFAASHLVTGLIEALDSKFRNPNDSVWKYKPMMNVLSTTVLSWLVIYSWLTLKTDKWGTR; this is encoded by the coding sequence TTGCAAGTACAGGATCTACAGAAGTTCGAAAATACCCAGACCATCGATGAGAATGGAAGAATTGTAGTAAAAAAGTACGCCAAGGCATTGCGGTTTCTTTTCTTGAGCGGTCTTGTGTCATTCCTTGTGATAGGAGGGTACAGTACACTTGATTTGAACAATCCCTTCATGATTTATTCAACTATAGTTCCTATCCACTCTGTCCTTATCCTGATAGTTGCTTGGGGTGTATACAGGGACCCTGCAAAAGGGCAGGTGAGCAACGATCTGGTATCTGTAGTAATACCGATCTATAACCAAAAATCCATGATTAGACTCGTAATTGATTCGATATTTCAGTCTACATACCAGAACATAGAGGTCATAGCAGTGAATGACGGAAGCAAAGACGGAACAAAGGAAGTCTTGGACGAGCTTGCACATAAATACCCTAAGCTCAAAGTTCTTCACAAAAAGAACGCAGGGAAAAGAAAAGCTATCGGAACGGGCTTTATGATGTCAAGGGGCAAGTATGTTGTGTTTATTGACTCCGACAGCATTGTCCATCGAAACGCAGTAGAACAATTCGTAAAGACATTCAACAGCGACAAACAGATTGGAGCAGTCGTAGGAAATGCAAAAGTCTGGAATGCAAGCAAAAACATCATGACAAAACTACAGTCGGTCTGGTATGATGTACAATTCAACATACATAAAACTTGCGAGAGCACGTTTGGCCTTGTCATTTGCTGCTCCGGTTGCTTGTGTGCCTACAGGCGCGAAGCAATAAGCGAGTTTATTCCACGCTGGACTAATGCCAAGGTCATCATAGGCGACGATAGAGAACTGACATCATTCGTGACGGCAAAGCCATGGTCAAAGCCTGAACTGCTTTCCCATTTTGCACAAACAAACTTGGACAGGGCATCAAGATATGACGATGCCGAAGACCGGGTTCTTACCGCGCAAACGCTTGTGCAATGGAAGGCAGTATATGTCGCATCAGCAGTAGTATTTACCGACGTTCCTGAAAAATTCAAGGGATTCATAAAGCAGCAAGTTAGGTGGAAGAGGGGTTACCTTCGGGCCCAGTTCTTTGTAAGCTCGTTCTTCTGGCACAATAACCCGCTCATGGTGTTCATATTCTATCTTGAATTTATGGCATCACTCACCATGCCACTGATCATATTCACTGTACTTGTGTACGAACCTTTCTTTAGAGGCGAATACATGTTCAGCATCTTTTTTGCGGCATCACACCTAGTAACTGGACTAATCGAAGCGCTGGATTCAAAGTTTAGAAACCCCAATGATTCTGTCTGGAAATACAAGCCGATGATGAATGTGCTGTCAACAACGGTACTATCGTGGCTGGTAATCTATTCCTGGCTTACACTGAAGACTGATAAGTGGGGAACTAGATAG
- a CDS encoding polysaccharide deacetylase family protein, protein MTRTFVGGIFATVAVLVVGVAIALPPFLQPPRGPPVMLAFSIINENNDVPYWCSEVSDILKKNNLDAVVFFSGIIAENHPQCVASFGENVDIGSSTYNYGNLTAIADYSEQLKEILDGKNAVDLAGDLNSKSFRAPYGSTDENIYSLLARSEILADFSYTDRYHKYHEGNFIWFRVTVYNASSISGAFIRDLQYDENDRPIQIDIDNTVPLSKVQEIVDALKDKRANFLNASELTGIELTVRGGRQ, encoded by the coding sequence ATGACAAGGACTTTCGTAGGTGGGATATTTGCCACAGTGGCAGTTCTAGTCGTTGGCGTGGCCATCGCTCTGCCGCCGTTCTTGCAGCCACCCCGGGGTCCTCCAGTCATGCTTGCTTTCAGCATCATAAATGAAAATAATGACGTTCCATACTGGTGCTCAGAAGTATCCGACATTCTGAAGAAGAACAATCTGGATGCCGTGGTATTCTTCTCAGGGATAATCGCCGAAAATCATCCGCAATGTGTAGCCTCATTTGGCGAGAATGTCGACATCGGAAGCAGCACATACAACTATGGGAACCTCACTGCAATAGCAGATTATTCGGAACAGCTCAAGGAAATACTGGACGGCAAAAATGCAGTTGACCTCGCAGGAGATCTCAACTCCAAATCGTTCCGAGCGCCGTATGGCAGCACGGATGAAAATATTTACTCGCTCTTGGCCCGTTCTGAAATACTCGCTGATTTCTCCTATACTGATCGCTATCACAAATACCATGAGGGCAACTTCATCTGGTTCAGGGTTACTGTTTACAACGCGTCGTCAATTTCTGGGGCATTCATCCGAGACTTGCAGTATGACGAAAATGACAGGCCAATCCAAATTGACATAGATAACACTGTACCGCTGAGCAAGGTCCAAGAAATCGTTGACGCACTAAAAGACAAGCGGGCAAATTTCCTCAATGCATCAGAGCTGACCGGCATCGAACTAACTGTGAGAGGAGGCAGACAATAG
- the agl3 gene encoding UDP-sulfoquinovose synthase: MNGKKVLIVGIDGYIGWSLAMHLATRGHSVAGIDNYSRRRNVAKVGSVSATPIREMDERIHVFNMAYPDARGAIAFKEGDLLDYSFARDYIKWFKPDTIVHLGEQPSAPFSMVDREHAVYTQHNNVIGNLNLLYAIKEVVPDCHLLKLGTMGEYGYDTELEIPEGFFEIEYKGKKATIPFPRMAGSWYHWSKVHDSNNIMFACRLWGLRSTDVMQGIVYGTRTKQMILDELLTRFDFDECFGTAINRFCAQAAIGHKLTPYGKGGQTRGYLALTDSIQCLTIATENPPEKGEYRVFNQLDTVYKINDLAKTVQQVAGKKGMDVEIEPVDNPRVEKEEHHYKVKAEKLRNLGFRPTRTLEEEVDIMLTDLMRFKKRILAKKEVIMPKPYWKQVSQPPILTR, from the coding sequence ATGAACGGAAAAAAAGTCCTGATCGTTGGCATCGACGGTTACATTGGCTGGAGCTTGGCGATGCACCTCGCAACAAGGGGGCACAGCGTTGCAGGAATTGACAATTACTCTCGAAGAAGAAATGTTGCAAAAGTTGGATCAGTATCGGCTACTCCAATCCGCGAAATGGATGAGAGGATACACGTCTTTAATATGGCATATCCAGACGCCAGGGGCGCTATCGCCTTTAAAGAAGGAGACTTGCTGGACTATAGCTTTGCAAGGGACTACATCAAGTGGTTCAAGCCAGACACCATAGTCCACCTAGGGGAACAGCCCTCCGCCCCGTTCAGCATGGTTGACAGAGAGCACGCCGTATATACGCAACATAACAACGTGATTGGAAACCTCAACCTGCTCTACGCGATCAAAGAAGTTGTTCCTGACTGCCACCTGCTAAAGCTTGGAACGATGGGCGAATACGGATATGATACCGAGCTTGAAATCCCGGAAGGATTCTTTGAAATTGAATACAAAGGGAAAAAGGCAACAATCCCGTTCCCGAGAATGGCCGGCAGCTGGTACCACTGGAGCAAAGTGCACGACTCGAACAACATAATGTTTGCGTGCAGGCTCTGGGGCCTGAGATCTACGGATGTCATGCAGGGGATAGTCTATGGCACAAGGACAAAGCAGATGATTTTGGATGAGCTGCTGACAAGGTTCGACTTTGACGAATGCTTTGGCACGGCCATAAACAGGTTCTGCGCGCAAGCTGCCATCGGCCACAAGCTTACTCCGTATGGCAAAGGCGGCCAGACAAGAGGATACTTGGCGCTGACGGATTCCATACAGTGCCTCACGATAGCGACAGAGAACCCACCAGAGAAGGGCGAATACCGGGTGTTCAACCAGCTGGACACGGTCTACAAGATCAACGATCTCGCAAAGACGGTCCAGCAAGTAGCCGGCAAGAAAGGAATGGATGTTGAAATCGAGCCGGTGGATAATCCAAGGGTCGAGAAGGAAGAGCACCATTACAAGGTCAAGGCAGAGAAGCTCAGGAATCTAGGGTTCAGGCCGACTAGGACGCTGGAAGAAGAAGTGGACATTATGCTCACCGATCTGATGCGGTTCAAGAAGAGGATACTTGCAAAGAAAGAAGTGATAATGCCAAAGCCATACTGGAAACAAGTAAGCCAACCTCCAATCCTTACACGGTAG
- a CDS encoding DegT/DnrJ/EryC1/StrS family aminotransferase → MALTTHTVSSNMIPINKPWIGEEEKREVASVLEENALTTAARDGGRRVRDFESQMKSYLKAKHVVSVNSGTAALHAALMAAGIKQGDEVLIPSFTFVATANAVVAAGGRPVFVDVKKDDYTIDVSDLKKKITKRAKVVIPVHLYGHPSDMDEIGELADKHALDVVEDACQSLGSTYKKKQTGTFGVMGCFSMYASKVLTAGEGGAVATDSDELADRLKMIRNHGMVEGYDTRVLGLNLRLPELSAAVAKVQMQKLDKMLQIRRRNAELMSKLLFPSAKKHGIKIPEETADKKFNWYLYTVAFQNGSRDRIKNALVKDNIGATIYYNPPAHKTPYYMQVAPKTSLRATDWCADHVLSLPVHPYVSEADIDHIASSLKAVLEKSNIS, encoded by the coding sequence ATGGCATTGACCACCCACACTGTATCTTCAAACATGATCCCAATAAATAAGCCCTGGATAGGCGAAGAAGAAAAGCGCGAAGTGGCAAGCGTGCTTGAAGAAAACGCGCTCACGACTGCAGCCCGCGACGGCGGCAGGCGCGTGCGCGACTTTGAATCTCAGATGAAGAGCTACCTGAAGGCCAAGCACGTGGTATCTGTCAACTCGGGCACTGCCGCGCTCCATGCCGCGCTGATGGCCGCTGGCATAAAGCAGGGCGACGAAGTGCTCATCCCATCGTTTACTTTTGTAGCCACCGCCAACGCCGTTGTAGCGGCCGGCGGCAGACCCGTGTTTGTCGACGTCAAGAAGGATGACTATACCATCGACGTTTCTGACCTGAAGAAAAAAATCACGAAAAGAGCCAAAGTGGTGATCCCGGTGCACCTCTACGGCCACCCATCCGACATGGACGAGATAGGCGAGCTGGCAGACAAACACGCCCTTGATGTCGTGGAGGACGCGTGCCAGTCGCTTGGCTCGACCTACAAAAAGAAACAGACCGGCACGTTTGGAGTGATGGGCTGCTTCTCGATGTATGCAAGCAAGGTGCTGACTGCCGGTGAGGGTGGCGCGGTCGCAACAGACAGCGACGAGCTGGCAGACAGGCTCAAGATGATAAGGAACCATGGCATGGTGGAGGGCTACGACACCAGAGTCCTAGGGCTGAACCTGCGCCTGCCAGAACTGAGCGCGGCTGTTGCAAAAGTGCAGATGCAAAAGCTTGACAAGATGCTCCAGATCAGGAGGCGCAACGCAGAGCTGATGAGCAAGCTTTTGTTCCCGTCTGCCAAAAAGCACGGAATAAAGATCCCGGAGGAGACTGCCGACAAGAAATTCAACTGGTACCTCTATACAGTAGCATTTCAGAACGGCAGCCGCGACAGGATAAAGAATGCGCTCGTCAAGGACAACATCGGCGCGACCATCTATTACAACCCGCCGGCGCACAAGACGCCCTACTACATGCAGGTGGCGCCCAAGACAAGCTTGCGGGCGACTGACTGGTGCGCGGACCACGTGCTTTCCCTGCCAGTGCATCCATATGTGAGTGAGGCTGACATTGACCACATTGCCAGCAGCCTGAAGGCGGTGCTTGAGAAGAGCAATATATCATAA
- a CDS encoding ammonium transporter, with product MPIDTGDTTWMLISTGLVMMMTPALGFFEAGLIRAKNSLSVIMQTFSGLAILSILWFVIGFTLVFAPSQGGFIGGLDWLFFNNVPFNDSLDYAPTIPGVTFASYQMMFAVITPLLITGAFAERMKWSSFFVFIIAWSILVYYPLAHWIWGRGWLADMGVFDFAGGIVIHTSAGLGSLAAALVLGRRKNFGPDIMVPHNIPLAVIGATLLWIGWFGFNAGSVLASGALAANTLLVTHIGSATSAMVWILLSWKRSGKPSTTAVINGAIAGLAGVTPAAGFISAQNSFILGIALGLASYYAILLLKEHWKIDDALDVSSVHGVTGIVGSLAIGLVASTLINPAGPDGLLYGNPMQLAIQALGVAVAAALGFGGTVVIMKVINATIGLKVREEEEDIGLDVTQHAERAYVS from the coding sequence ATGCCGATCGATACGGGAGACACTACGTGGATGTTAATCTCCACCGGCCTTGTCATGATGATGACACCGGCGCTCGGATTTTTTGAAGCTGGTTTGATAAGGGCCAAAAATTCGCTGTCAGTAATCATGCAGACTTTTTCCGGCCTCGCAATCCTTTCAATCCTCTGGTTCGTAATTGGTTTCACTCTTGTTTTCGCCCCGTCGCAGGGCGGCTTTATCGGAGGACTTGACTGGTTGTTCTTTAACAACGTGCCCTTTAACGACAGCCTTGACTATGCGCCCACTATCCCTGGCGTGACGTTTGCATCATACCAGATGATGTTTGCAGTCATTACCCCGCTTTTGATCACCGGCGCGTTTGCAGAGCGCATGAAGTGGAGCTCATTTTTCGTGTTCATTATCGCGTGGAGCATCTTAGTCTACTACCCGCTTGCGCATTGGATCTGGGGAAGAGGTTGGCTTGCAGACATGGGCGTGTTCGACTTTGCGGGCGGCATCGTCATCCATACGAGCGCGGGCCTCGGCTCGCTTGCGGCCGCGCTGGTGCTTGGGCGCAGGAAGAATTTCGGGCCAGACATCATGGTACCCCACAACATTCCCCTCGCAGTCATTGGCGCGACTCTGCTCTGGATCGGCTGGTTCGGCTTTAACGCCGGGAGCGTTCTTGCGTCAGGCGCGCTCGCAGCCAACACGCTGCTTGTGACCCACATAGGTTCTGCCACATCGGCAATGGTCTGGATCTTGCTCTCGTGGAAGAGGTCGGGCAAGCCTTCAACAACCGCGGTCATTAACGGCGCAATTGCCGGGCTTGCAGGCGTGACCCCAGCTGCCGGCTTTATCAGCGCGCAAAACTCATTCATTCTGGGAATCGCGCTGGGCCTCGCGTCATATTATGCCATCCTGCTCCTCAAGGAGCACTGGAAGATAGACGATGCGCTTGACGTCAGCTCTGTGCACGGCGTGACAGGCATCGTCGGCTCTCTGGCAATAGGCCTTGTCGCAAGCACGCTCATAAACCCTGCCGGGCCGGACGGGCTGCTGTACGGCAACCCGATGCAGCTTGCAATCCAGGCGCTTGGCGTGGCAGTGGCAGCTGCTCTTGGATTTGGCGGGACAGTGGTCATTATGAAGGTAATAAACGCCACGATAGGGCTAAAGGTCAGGGAAGAAGAGGAGGACATCGGGCTCGACGTTACGCAGCACGCAGAGCGGGCGTACGTCAGCTAA
- a CDS encoding ArsA family ATPase, with product MRLIIYTGKGGTGKTVTSCATAINMAERGYRTIVISADPAHTLSDALMMQDISGSYDQKQVLPNLAALQIDPVTEMSKQYDPILSYMASIFSAKGIDETLAYEIAMLPGMTQLFSLLKIEEIERTKSFDAVVLDMPASGEALRYLYFPKLVGSIGRKLTGLAGLFSGFAKVFQPVAKIPAPSRDVIKSEMDFLDRLDELAKIIRDNDTASIRLVANPDTFSIENAKRALMSASLYGINVDMAVVNKIMAGSSDEYYAKWASYQRSKVEDAKANFYPLPVKEVQLYGTELRGVEMLRKHGEVLFGSDDPAKIFYRGKPYLFVNEGAAINMTVQVPFTEKDDFSIERYGDQLTITVRTPVGQVANIVPLPVATAGMKLAKAKLMNHELNVLFEKVT from the coding sequence TTGAGGCTCATTATCTACACTGGCAAGGGTGGCACGGGCAAGACAGTGACTTCGTGCGCGACTGCGATCAATATGGCCGAGCGGGGCTATAGGACGATTGTGATCTCGGCAGACCCGGCGCACACGCTAAGCGACGCCTTGATGATGCAAGACATCAGCGGCAGTTACGATCAGAAGCAGGTGCTCCCAAACCTTGCTGCGCTGCAGATAGACCCGGTGACCGAAATGAGCAAGCAGTACGACCCGATACTGTCGTACATGGCGTCGATATTCTCTGCAAAGGGGATCGACGAGACGCTCGCTTACGAGATTGCAATGCTGCCGGGCATGACGCAGTTGTTTTCATTGCTCAAGATAGAAGAGATCGAGCGCACAAAGTCGTTTGACGCAGTGGTGCTTGATATGCCGGCCTCCGGCGAAGCGCTACGCTACCTGTACTTCCCCAAGCTGGTCGGAAGTATTGGGCGCAAGCTGACGGGCCTTGCCGGCCTCTTTTCTGGCTTTGCAAAGGTGTTCCAGCCAGTAGCCAAGATACCCGCCCCAAGCAGGGACGTGATAAAGAGCGAGATGGATTTTCTGGATAGGCTTGACGAGCTTGCCAAGATCATAAGGGACAATGACACCGCAAGCATCAGGCTCGTCGCAAACCCTGACACATTCAGCATAGAAAACGCCAAGAGGGCGCTCATGTCTGCAAGTCTCTACGGCATCAACGTCGACATGGCGGTGGTGAACAAGATAATGGCCGGCTCGTCCGATGAATACTATGCAAAGTGGGCCAGCTATCAGCGATCAAAGGTGGAAGACGCCAAGGCCAACTTTTACCCGCTGCCCGTAAAGGAGGTGCAGCTCTACGGCACAGAGCTTCGCGGCGTCGAAATGCTGAGAAAACACGGCGAGGTGCTCTTTGGCAGTGACGACCCGGCCAAGATATTCTACAGGGGCAAGCCGTACCTCTTTGTAAACGAGGGCGCTGCCATCAACATGACAGTGCAGGTGCCGTTCACAGAGAAGGACGACTTTTCCATCGAGCGCTACGGCGACCAGCTCACAATAACCGTCAGGACGCCTGTGGGGCAGGTAGCCAACATTGTCCCGCTGCCCGTTGCAACTGCCGGGATGAAGCTTGCAAAAGCCAAGCTCATGAACCACGAGCTTAACGTGCTCTTTGAAAAGGTCACATAG
- a CDS encoding 4Fe-4S dicluster domain-containing protein, which produces MPIDPDFPRNHQVIGKIKHADGEHFHYRWGPGAAKEAAENEEVKAAYEHRGEELVPLGVSGTMVAVDWDACVADGACIEACPVQVFQWYRTEHDVPAKDAHNQVFAGTGSSVKEERKDYTDKADPIREHDCIWCMACVSVCPPQAVKVDQSNLEFHEKASGTFNEALAKGSAPPPHAH; this is translated from the coding sequence ATGCCAATAGATCCAGACTTTCCAAGGAATCATCAGGTGATAGGCAAGATCAAGCACGCAGATGGCGAGCACTTCCACTATAGGTGGGGTCCGGGAGCTGCCAAAGAAGCTGCTGAAAACGAAGAGGTCAAGGCAGCTTATGAGCACAGGGGAGAGGAGCTGGTCCCGCTTGGTGTTAGCGGCACGATGGTCGCAGTGGATTGGGACGCTTGTGTCGCTGACGGCGCGTGCATCGAAGCCTGTCCAGTGCAAGTATTCCAGTGGTACAGGACCGAGCACGATGTCCCAGCAAAGGACGCACACAACCAAGTATTTGCTGGCACTGGCAGCTCTGTCAAAGAAGAGCGCAAGGACTACACAGACAAGGCAGACCCAATAAGGGAACATGATTGCATATGGTGCATGGCATGCGTCTCTGTCTGCCCGCCACAGGCTGTCAAGGTAGACCAGTCGAATCTAGAGTTCCATGAAAAGGCTTCAGGAACGTTCAACGAAGCTTTGGCAAAGGGAAGCGCACCACCACCTCATGCGCACTAA
- a CDS encoding CDC48 family AAA ATPase — MSPHGTVSLKVLESYTRDVGRGIARIDYDTMDSLGVRTGDIIEIKGKRRTVAKILPLYPSDEQKGIIRIDGLVRNNAGTAIGDNVTVKKAKTIQAERVTAAPLEPIPPIDERYLTDALEGTSVVKGDNVMIPYFGGRLTFEIGSITPAIGPENAAIVTQKTKFSIVERTQAARGLPQVTYEDIGGLKEEIQKVREMIELPLRHPEIFEKLGIEAPKGVLLYGPPGTGKTLLAKAVANESNAHFISISGPEIMSKFYGESEARLREIFKEARDRAPTIMFIDEIDSIAPKREEVTGEVERRVVSQLLSLMDGLEARGKVVVIAATNRPNAVDPALRRPGRFDREIEIKVPDKFGRLEILQIHTRNMPLESDVNLPKISSVTHGFVGADLEYLCKEAAMKCLRRVLPDLDLEREKIPPEDLEKLIITQGDFEGAIKDVMPSAMREVFLESPDVSWSDIGGLEQVKRELQEAVEWPMKYPELYAKIGHTVPKGILIHGPSGTGKTLLAKAVATESEANFISIKGPELLSKWVGESERGIREVFKRARQASPCVIFFDEIDAIAPIRGGMMGEGGSTSGISDKVVSQILTEMDGISSLHGVVVLAATNRPDMVDPALLRPGRFDRIVFVPNPDRETRRKILQIHSEGKPLAENVDLDRIADITDGFSGADIAAVANAAVSLVLHEYLAKYPTPEEAGKHASEADVTMRHFEEAVKKIRTQKEMKPEEKTSLSLYT, encoded by the coding sequence ATGAGCCCGCATGGCACAGTTTCGCTCAAGGTACTGGAATCGTATACCAGAGACGTGGGCAGGGGGATCGCCAGAATCGACTATGACACCATGGACTCGCTTGGCGTCAGGACAGGTGACATCATTGAGATCAAGGGCAAACGCAGGACGGTGGCAAAGATCCTTCCGCTTTACCCATCGGACGAGCAAAAAGGCATCATCAGGATTGATGGCCTTGTCAGGAACAACGCAGGCACTGCGATAGGCGACAATGTAACCGTGAAAAAGGCAAAGACAATCCAAGCTGAAAGAGTTACTGCGGCCCCTCTCGAGCCGATCCCGCCGATCGACGAGAGGTATCTTACCGACGCGCTCGAAGGCACTTCTGTCGTAAAGGGCGACAATGTCATGATTCCCTACTTTGGAGGAAGGCTGACGTTTGAAATTGGCAGCATAACTCCTGCTATTGGTCCAGAAAATGCTGCTATTGTTACGCAAAAAACCAAATTCTCGATAGTAGAGAGAACCCAAGCAGCCAGAGGCCTTCCCCAGGTAACATACGAAGACATTGGCGGCCTAAAGGAAGAGATTCAAAAAGTCAGAGAAATGATAGAGCTTCCGCTGCGCCATCCAGAGATATTTGAAAAACTGGGAATTGAAGCTCCAAAAGGCGTACTGCTGTACGGTCCCCCAGGCACTGGCAAGACATTATTGGCAAAAGCAGTAGCTAACGAGAGCAATGCTCACTTTATCAGCATATCTGGACCAGAAATAATGAGCAAGTTTTACGGAGAATCGGAAGCTAGGCTCAGAGAGATATTCAAAGAAGCGCGTGATAGGGCTCCAACTATAATGTTTATCGATGAGATCGACTCTATTGCTCCCAAGAGGGAAGAAGTAACAGGAGAAGTTGAAAGAAGGGTAGTTTCACAGCTTCTGTCATTGATGGATGGTTTGGAAGCAAGGGGCAAAGTCGTCGTCATCGCCGCCACAAACAGACCTAACGCGGTTGATCCTGCACTAAGGAGGCCGGGCAGGTTCGACAGAGAGATCGAGATCAAGGTACCTGATAAATTCGGGCGCCTTGAAATATTGCAAATCCACACGAGGAACATGCCTCTAGAATCTGATGTCAACCTGCCAAAGATATCATCAGTCACCCACGGTTTTGTGGGGGCCGATCTGGAGTACCTTTGCAAAGAGGCCGCAATGAAGTGCCTGAGAAGGGTGCTGCCAGACCTTGATCTGGAGCGGGAAAAGATTCCCCCAGAAGACCTTGAAAAGCTGATCATAACTCAGGGCGACTTTGAAGGCGCGATAAAGGACGTGATGCCGTCTGCGATGAGAGAGGTCTTCTTGGAGTCCCCCGATGTGAGCTGGAGCGACATTGGCGGCCTTGAACAGGTCAAGCGCGAGCTGCAGGAAGCGGTGGAATGGCCCATGAAGTACCCGGAGCTTTATGCAAAGATAGGACACACGGTTCCAAAAGGGATTCTTATCCACGGGCCGTCAGGAACAGGCAAGACGCTACTCGCAAAAGCTGTTGCCACAGAGTCAGAGGCCAACTTTATCAGCATCAAAGGGCCGGAACTCTTGTCAAAATGGGTCGGAGAGTCAGAGCGCGGCATCAGAGAGGTGTTCAAGAGGGCAAGGCAGGCTTCCCCATGTGTGATATTCTTTGACGAAATAGATGCCATAGCTCCCATACGTGGAGGTATGATGGGAGAAGGAGGAAGCACCAGCGGAATATCGGACAAGGTCGTATCGCAAATCCTGACTGAAATGGACGGTATATCTTCCCTTCACGGCGTGGTCGTCCTGGCGGCTACAAACAGGCCGGATATGGTTGACCCGGCGCTCCTGCGCCCCGGCAGGTTTGACAGAATAGTGTTCGTGCCAAACCCGGACAGGGAGACAAGAAGGAAGATACTCCAGATCCATTCAGAAGGCAAGCCCTTGGCCGAAAACGTCGACCTTGACAGGATTGCTGACATCACCGATGGGTTCAGTGGCGCCGACATTGCCGCGGTGGCCAACGCTGCTGTGTCGCTTGTGCTGCACGAGTACCTTGCAAAGTACCCGACGCCAGAAGAAGCTGGAAAGCACGCGTCAGAAGCTGACGTGACTATGCGCCACTTTGAGGAGGCAGTGAAGAAGATAAGGACACAGAAGGAAATGAAGCCGGAAGAAAAGACCTCGCTGTCACTCTACACGTAG
- a CDS encoding C2H2-type zinc finger protein codes for MVDTTETISCPICDIPFDTRDELERHSRKTHATITTKEATPKGSTPAMEERVQSRTEEKGKGETPEQT; via the coding sequence GTGGTAGATACAACAGAGACGATCAGCTGCCCCATATGCGATATACCTTTTGATACCAGAGACGAGCTTGAACGTCATAGCAGAAAGACTCATGCTACCATTACCACAAAGGAAGCGACACCAAAAGGCAGTACACCTGCCATGGAGGAGAGGGTGCAATCTCGGACTGAGGAGAAGGGAAAGGGAGAAACTCCAGAGCAAACCTGA
- a CDS encoding CBS domain-containing protein, translating into MARGRFASKKVIDFAEKDFVTLDENTLIAEAAKAMYERDVCSIIVTRNDRASNTRRAVGIITARDMLHRVIALNKSPFKTVLSRIMSTPLVTIDRDSSIEDAISLMRSKKITRLPVINEAGDLLAVASLKSLVRIAPSQKEAQDAIGV; encoded by the coding sequence ATGGCAAGAGGCAGGTTCGCTTCTAAGAAGGTAATAGATTTTGCCGAGAAGGATTTTGTCACTCTGGACGAGAACACGCTGATTGCGGAAGCTGCAAAGGCAATGTATGAAAGAGATGTTTGCAGCATCATAGTCACCCGCAATGACCGCGCGTCAAATACCCGGCGCGCCGTGGGGATCATTACTGCGAGGGACATGCTCCACCGCGTAATTGCCCTGAACAAGAGCCCATTCAAGACAGTCCTAAGCAGGATAATGAGCACGCCGCTTGTGACAATCGACAGGGACTCATCCATAGAGGACGCGATCTCGCTCATGAGGAGCAAAAAGATTACGCGGCTCCCGGTGATAAACGAGGCTGGCGACTTGCTGGCGGTAGCGTCGCTGAAGTCGCTTGTTAGGATTGCGCCAAGCCAGAAAGAAGCCCAAGACGCAATTGGTGTCTGA